A DNA window from Shewanella baltica contains the following coding sequences:
- the gltX gene encoding glutamate--tRNA ligase, producing MTTKTRFAPSPTGFLHVGGARTALYSWLQARANNGEFVLRIEDTDIERSTQAACDAILEGMNWLGLTWDEGPYYQTKRFDRYNEIIAQMLAKGTAYKCYCSRERIDALREAQAANGEAQKYDGCCRDLPARDTDEPFVVRFKNPIGGSVVFDDHVRGRIEFSNDALDDLIIARTDGVPTYNFCVVVDDWDMGITCVVRGEDHINNTPRQINILKALGAPIPEYAHVSMILGDDGAKLSKRHGAVSVMQYRDDGYLPEALLNYLVRLGWSHGDQEIFSLEEMKQYFKLGDINKAASAFNTDKLVWLNQHYIKSLAPEYVATHLQWHMDDQKIDLSNGPALAEVVTALAERAKTLKELAASSRYFYEDFAEFDEAQAKKHLRGVALEPLQLVQQKLAALTEWTVEAIHQAIEDTATELDVGMGKVGMPLRVAVTGAGQSPGLDITLFLIGRSRSEQRISKAIEFVADRINS from the coding sequence ATGACAACTAAGACGCGTTTTGCCCCTAGTCCTACTGGTTTCTTACATGTTGGTGGTGCCCGTACTGCACTTTATTCTTGGTTACAAGCTCGTGCCAATAACGGTGAGTTTGTATTACGTATTGAAGACACTGATATTGAGCGTTCGACTCAAGCCGCCTGCGATGCGATTTTAGAAGGTATGAACTGGTTAGGTTTGACATGGGACGAGGGCCCGTATTACCAAACTAAGCGTTTTGATCGTTATAACGAAATCATTGCCCAAATGTTAGCAAAGGGCACTGCATACAAATGCTATTGCTCACGTGAGCGCATTGATGCGTTAAGAGAAGCACAAGCCGCCAACGGTGAAGCACAAAAGTACGATGGTTGCTGCCGTGACTTACCCGCTCGTGATACTGATGAGCCATTTGTCGTGCGTTTCAAAAATCCTATCGGCGGTTCAGTGGTATTTGATGACCATGTTCGTGGCCGTATCGAATTTTCAAACGATGCATTAGATGACTTGATCATCGCCCGTACCGATGGTGTGCCAACCTATAACTTCTGTGTGGTCGTTGACGATTGGGATATGGGAATTACCTGTGTGGTTCGTGGTGAAGATCATATCAACAATACGCCGCGTCAAATCAATATCCTTAAAGCATTAGGGGCGCCGATCCCAGAATATGCTCACGTCTCTATGATTCTCGGTGATGATGGCGCGAAATTATCTAAGCGTCATGGCGCAGTGAGCGTAATGCAGTACCGTGACGATGGCTATTTGCCAGAAGCACTGTTGAACTACTTAGTGCGTTTAGGTTGGTCACATGGCGACCAAGAGATCTTCTCCTTAGAAGAAATGAAGCAATACTTTAAGCTCGGTGATATCAATAAAGCCGCTTCTGCCTTTAATACCGATAAACTGGTGTGGTTGAACCAACACTATATAAAGAGTCTTGCCCCAGAATATGTAGCGACACACTTACAATGGCACATGGACGATCAAAAAATTGATTTGTCAAACGGCCCAGCATTAGCGGAAGTGGTTACGGCATTAGCTGAACGCGCTAAGACACTAAAAGAGTTAGCGGCTTCTAGCCGCTATTTCTATGAAGACTTTGCAGAGTTTGATGAGGCCCAAGCGAAAAAGCATTTACGTGGTGTTGCGTTAGAGCCATTGCAACTGGTTCAACAAAAATTAGCCGCATTAACTGAGTGGACTGTAGAAGCTATCCATCAGGCGATTGAAGACACTGCAACAGAATTAGATGTGGGTATGGGCAAGGTTGGTATGCCTTTACGTGTCGCTGTAACAGGGGCAGGGCAGTCACCAGGCCTTGATATCACATTATTTTTAATCGGAAGAAGCCGTTCTGAGCAAAGAATATCCAAAGCGATTGAATTTGTAGCAGATAGAATAAATTCCTAA
- a CDS encoding sensor histidine kinase — protein sequence MLPMTPKAKKRLFLTVVLLAGLFATLKLTYWVHLHQGKIEIQTQSEKQLKELVSFLDGALSRYESIPHVLSTNPMLANVLNDQQNPDKVQELNLYLEEIQHVTEASDIYLIDALGIAIAASNWQQSFSFIGKDYSFRPYYTDAISGNLGRYYAVGTSSDKRGFYFSYPIYQQGGKGILGAIIVKVDISGIEQQSTSIAIAGQYQFLISDPEDIVFISSVDEWRLKSLTPLTQAKQYALNASKRYAERPIGELLMKPPYESGSQAMLYQLQTGRDHEQYMDNHQLMAKAGWRVHILAPIKPLLSSLPALMLLSASIYLLLALSILFSAERRRNLQRMQLAQNLLEQRVEERTQDLQQANHQLKDTQDELIQAAKLTVIGSLSASINHELNQPLAALRSYAQNTQTFLARNMQDKALDNIKIIIELTDRLADIVGQFKSFTRKSQGTDSATDIGRCIKQALTIVQPAIDKQGVELDVQLPNGNYQVWGDKVRLQQVFVNIMSNAIVAMQQSVKRSLVIRVTSEDKFCISIQDSGPGVRESQMEKIFEPYFTTNERHGLGLGLSISQRIIESMQGQINVANAEEGGAIFQIILPIYLLEER from the coding sequence ATGTTGCCCATGACGCCTAAGGCCAAGAAACGCCTCTTTCTCACTGTAGTGTTACTTGCAGGCCTATTTGCAACGCTTAAACTGACCTATTGGGTGCATTTGCATCAAGGTAAAATCGAGATCCAAACCCAATCGGAGAAACAACTGAAGGAGTTAGTCAGCTTTCTCGATGGTGCATTATCGCGCTACGAAAGCATTCCCCACGTGCTCTCGACGAACCCTATGCTCGCCAATGTACTGAACGACCAACAAAACCCCGATAAAGTCCAAGAACTTAATTTATATCTCGAAGAAATCCAGCATGTCACTGAGGCGTCCGATATTTATCTGATTGATGCCTTAGGCATCGCGATTGCCGCCAGTAACTGGCAACAAAGTTTCTCCTTTATTGGCAAGGATTATTCCTTTAGACCCTATTACACCGATGCTATTTCGGGCAATTTAGGCCGTTATTATGCCGTGGGTACCAGCTCAGATAAGCGTGGGTTTTACTTTTCTTACCCTATTTATCAGCAAGGCGGCAAAGGCATACTCGGCGCTATCATAGTCAAAGTGGACATTAGCGGTATCGAGCAGCAAAGCACGAGCATTGCCATTGCGGGTCAATACCAATTCCTTATCAGCGACCCTGAAGACATTGTTTTTATCTCCAGCGTCGATGAGTGGCGCTTAAAGTCACTCACTCCACTTACCCAAGCCAAACAATATGCGCTTAATGCATCAAAGCGTTACGCGGAACGCCCCATAGGTGAACTGTTGATGAAACCTCCCTATGAGAGTGGCAGCCAAGCCATGCTCTACCAATTGCAAACGGGCAGAGATCATGAGCAATACATGGATAATCACCAGTTAATGGCCAAAGCTGGCTGGCGGGTGCACATCTTAGCGCCCATCAAACCCTTGCTGTCGTCTTTACCTGCATTGATGTTACTGTCAGCCAGCATTTATCTGTTGCTGGCGCTCAGCATCTTGTTTAGCGCCGAGCGGCGCCGCAACCTACAGCGTATGCAGCTGGCACAAAACCTGTTAGAGCAGCGAGTCGAAGAACGGACTCAGGACTTGCAGCAGGCGAACCATCAGCTTAAAGATACTCAGGATGAACTCATTCAAGCGGCAAAACTGACTGTGATCGGCAGTTTATCCGCCAGCATTAACCATGAGCTTAATCAGCCGCTTGCAGCACTGCGCAGCTACGCCCAAAATACTCAAACCTTTCTAGCCCGTAATATGCAAGATAAGGCACTGGATAATATCAAGATTATTATTGAACTGACCGATAGATTGGCCGATATTGTCGGCCAATTTAAAAGCTTCACTCGCAAGAGCCAAGGCACGGATAGCGCTACCGATATTGGCCGCTGTATCAAACAAGCGCTGACCATAGTTCAGCCCGCAATAGACAAGCAAGGCGTTGAACTCGATGTGCAGTTACCCAATGGCAACTATCAGGTTTGGGGCGATAAAGTCCGATTACAGCAAGTGTTTGTCAATATCATGAGCAACGCCATTGTCGCTATGCAACAATCGGTTAAACGCAGCTTGGTCATCCGCGTGACCAGTGAAGATAAGTTCTGCATCAGCATCCAAGATTCAGGCCCAGGCGTGCGTGAAAGCCAAATGGAAAAAATCTTCGAACCTTACTTTACCACCAACGAGCGCCACGGACTGGGGCTGGGCTTATCGATTTCACAGCGTATTATCGAATCCATGCAAGGCCAAATTAACGTTGCCAATGCCGAAGAGGGTGGCGCCATTTTCCAGATTATTTTACCTATTTATTTGCTTGAGGAACGTTAG
- a CDS encoding TRAP transporter substrate-binding protein, whose product MTLNQQTGLTRPLKTLVKMLAVASVFATSFNVFAEPIEIKFSHVVAENTPKGQMALKFKELVEQRLPGEYKVSVFPNSQLFGDNNELAALLLNDVQFVAPSLSKFERYTKRLQVFDLPFLFNDMDAVNRFQQGEAGQTLLNSMTRKGIVGLGYLHNGLKQFSANTPLKNPADAKGLKFRVMASDVLAAQFDAVGAIPVKKPFSEVFTLLQTRAIDGQENTWSNTYSQKFYEVQSQITESNHGVLDYMVVTSDTFWKGLPADKRKIIKEALDESIALGNKIAAEKDNQDKQLILDSKRSQLVTLTPAERQKWVDVMKPVWAKFEEQIGKDVIDAAVAANK is encoded by the coding sequence ATGACATTGAATCAACAAACTGGATTGACCCGTCCACTCAAAACCTTAGTCAAAATGCTCGCCGTTGCCTCCGTGTTCGCAACCAGCTTTAACGTATTTGCAGAACCTATTGAAATTAAGTTTTCGCACGTTGTGGCAGAAAATACGCCCAAAGGCCAAATGGCACTTAAGTTTAAAGAACTCGTTGAACAACGTTTACCGGGTGAATACAAGGTCAGTGTATTTCCTAACTCACAGTTATTTGGGGATAACAACGAGTTAGCGGCACTACTGTTAAACGACGTGCAATTTGTTGCGCCGTCACTCTCAAAATTTGAACGTTACACTAAACGCCTACAAGTATTCGATTTACCTTTCCTCTTCAATGATATGGATGCGGTAAACCGTTTCCAACAAGGTGAAGCAGGTCAAACACTGCTGAACTCTATGACCCGTAAAGGGATTGTCGGTCTAGGCTATTTACACAATGGTCTGAAACAGTTCTCGGCTAACACGCCACTTAAAAATCCTGCTGATGCAAAGGGCTTGAAGTTCCGCGTAATGGCGTCTGATGTTTTGGCGGCTCAGTTTGATGCTGTCGGCGCTATTCCAGTGAAAAAACCTTTCTCTGAAGTATTTACCCTGCTGCAAACCCGCGCTATCGATGGTCAAGAAAACACATGGTCAAATACTTACTCACAAAAGTTCTATGAAGTGCAAAGCCAAATCACTGAAAGTAACCACGGTGTGCTCGACTATATGGTCGTGACCTCTGACACTTTCTGGAAAGGCTTACCCGCTGACAAACGTAAGATCATCAAAGAAGCTTTAGATGAATCTATCGCATTAGGTAACAAAATTGCCGCTGAGAAAGATAACCAAGACAAACAGTTAATCCTAGATTCTAAACGTTCACAGTTAGTGACTTTAACGCCTGCTGAACGTCAAAAATGGGTCGATGTGATGAAACCAGTTTGGGCTAAGTTTGAAGAGCAAATCGGTAAAGATGTGATTGATGCTGCTGTAGCTGCAAATAAATAA
- a CDS encoding DMT family transporter: MQFLMIFFVVLGGAGLSVEAGLLGPLGAEVGELWATFSIFGVGAALTFILMLFFSPRNSPSFFAQPSWTLTGGVLGPIYVVILTIATPAIGIAMTMIGILAGQVAKSLLIDHYGLFGTAHRRIDTKRIVALLFIVAALVLMAQS, encoded by the coding sequence ATGCAGTTTTTAATGATATTTTTTGTTGTGCTAGGAGGGGCGGGATTATCCGTTGAAGCGGGCCTCCTAGGACCTTTAGGTGCTGAAGTCGGGGAGTTATGGGCAACCTTTAGCATTTTCGGTGTCGGTGCAGCACTCACCTTTATCTTGATGCTGTTTTTCAGTCCTCGAAATAGTCCCTCATTTTTCGCGCAACCCTCTTGGACATTAACGGGCGGCGTGCTGGGCCCTATTTATGTGGTGATACTGACTATCGCGACACCAGCAATTGGGATTGCTATGACAATGATCGGTATTTTAGCGGGCCAAGTTGCGAAGAGTTTGCTGATTGACCACTACGGTTTATTTGGTACAGCACATAGACGAATTGATACCAAACGTATTGTGGCACTGCTATTTATCGTTGCAGCATTAGTGCTGATGGCGCAAAGTTAA
- a CDS encoding MFS transporter yields the protein MQAVLDTMIDHKQRDTRLMWALCVASVVVYINLYLMQGMLPLIAEHFAVSGSKATLILSVTSFSLAFSLLLYAVLSDRIGRHTPIIVSLWLLALSNLLLIWAPDFNGLVLVRLLQGALLAAVPAIAMAYFKEQLSPSTMLKAAGIYIMANSIGGIVGRLLGGVMSQFLSWQESMWLLFLVTLAGVALVNYLLPSLADAQAMSKSKTEPSLSKRARLAQDLHGFSHHLTDAQMRLVYAIGGLTFMMMVNQFSFIQLHLMAAPYEWSRFQATLIFLCYSSGTIASYFTAKWLAKFGQHKLYQWSWCVMLLGSLLTLFDTTLTISLGFLMTACGFFLTHSCCNSFVAMRASRDRAKATSLYLCCYYLGAAIGGPYLMMFWHEAQWRGVVMGSLTLLALIALAITRLHYHQTNDVRALA from the coding sequence GTGCAAGCCGTGTTAGATACTATGATTGATCATAAACAGCGTGATACCCGACTGATGTGGGCGCTATGTGTTGCCTCTGTGGTGGTGTATATCAACTTGTATCTGATGCAAGGCATGCTGCCGCTAATTGCGGAGCATTTTGCGGTATCAGGGTCTAAAGCGACGTTAATCCTATCGGTAACCAGTTTTTCCTTGGCCTTTTCATTGCTCTTGTATGCGGTACTGTCAGACCGTATCGGTCGACACACACCGATTATTGTCAGCCTGTGGTTGTTGGCGCTATCTAACTTACTGTTAATTTGGGCACCGGACTTTAACGGGCTAGTGCTAGTGCGATTGCTGCAAGGTGCGTTACTCGCTGCCGTGCCAGCAATTGCGATGGCGTACTTTAAAGAGCAGTTGTCACCGAGCACTATGCTCAAAGCCGCGGGCATTTACATTATGGCGAATAGCATTGGTGGCATTGTTGGCCGTTTACTCGGCGGCGTTATGTCGCAGTTTTTATCTTGGCAAGAATCCATGTGGCTGTTGTTTTTAGTCACCTTAGCGGGCGTGGCTTTAGTGAACTATTTGCTTCCTTCACTTGCCGATGCGCAGGCCATGTCAAAGAGCAAAACCGAGCCTTCTTTATCAAAACGCGCCCGTTTAGCCCAAGATCTTCATGGCTTTAGCCACCATTTGACCGATGCGCAAATGCGCTTGGTCTACGCGATCGGTGGCCTGACCTTTATGATGATGGTGAATCAATTTAGCTTTATTCAGCTGCATTTGATGGCGGCGCCCTATGAATGGAGTCGCTTTCAAGCAACCTTGATTTTCCTGTGTTATTCCAGCGGCACTATTGCGTCGTATTTCACCGCGAAATGGCTCGCTAAATTTGGCCAACATAAGTTATATCAGTGGTCTTGGTGCGTGATGTTGCTGGGTAGTTTACTGACCCTGTTTGATACCACTTTAACCATTAGCTTAGGTTTTTTGATGACGGCCTGTGGTTTCTTCCTCACCCACAGTTGCTGTAATTCCTTTGTCGCGATGCGCGCCAGTCGCGATCGGGCTAAGGCGACATCACTGTATTTATGCTGTTACTACTTAGGCGCGGCGATAGGCGGCCCTTATTTAATGATGTTTTGGCATGAGGCGCAGTGGCGCGGTGTGGTTATGGGGTCGTTAACCTTACTGGCTTTGATTGCCTTGGCCATCACTCGTTTACATTACCATCAAACCAATGACGTTCGTGCGCTTGCATAG
- a CDS encoding LysR family transcriptional regulator — protein sequence MNDINSINMRALKFFIGVYDSKSYSVVARKEGVSPSMISRVISQLEDSLGQQLFYRNTRAIIPTESGRIFIEYARSMAEQLNEVRNELLDRTIEPKGLIRINAPVFFGQRHIAPWLAGFLRRYPQVQVELTQTDDYIDPHVSAADIIFRIGTLVDSSLHSRILGSQTYHLAASKAYIALHGMPTEPADLKNHQCLVYSGSSGQNRWFFNKNKTTWLHQPITPILTSNNAETLLIAALNDMGIVLFPDWLIGDSLKNGQLISLLTDCESAIKIDQHYITAIYPNSRTPSLNVRAVIDYFLEVYGNPPYWKYQG from the coding sequence ATGAATGATATAAACTCAATCAATATGCGAGCGTTAAAGTTTTTTATCGGCGTTTATGACAGCAAAAGCTATTCTGTTGTGGCTCGAAAGGAAGGGGTCTCTCCCTCGATGATTTCTAGAGTCATCAGCCAACTAGAAGATTCTCTGGGACAGCAGCTGTTTTATCGAAATACCAGAGCAATCATACCCACGGAATCGGGCAGGATTTTCATTGAATATGCGCGTTCCATGGCAGAGCAACTGAATGAAGTCCGCAATGAATTATTAGATAGGACGATAGAACCTAAGGGATTGATCAGAATTAATGCCCCGGTTTTTTTCGGGCAGCGACATATTGCGCCTTGGTTAGCGGGGTTTTTAAGGCGATATCCGCAGGTACAAGTGGAACTCACACAAACAGACGATTATATCGATCCGCATGTTAGTGCCGCCGATATTATCTTTCGTATTGGCACTTTGGTTGATTCATCACTCCACTCAAGAATACTGGGAAGCCAAACCTATCATCTTGCGGCATCCAAAGCGTATATCGCACTGCATGGCATGCCCACTGAACCCGCCGATCTCAAAAACCATCAATGCCTAGTCTATAGCGGATCTTCGGGTCAAAATCGCTGGTTTTTTAACAAGAACAAGACGACATGGCTGCATCAGCCTATCACCCCAATCCTCACCTCAAATAATGCGGAAACATTACTCATAGCCGCATTAAATGATATGGGAATCGTCCTCTTTCCAGACTGGTTAATCGGTGACTCTCTTAAAAATGGACAACTTATTTCATTGCTCACGGACTGCGAATCAGCGATAAAAATTGATCAGCATTATATTACTGCGATTTACCCAAACTCCCGTACTCCCTCATTGAATGTCCGCGCCGTAATTGACTACTTTCTTGAGGTGTATGGCAATCCGCCCTATTGGAAATATCAAGGTTAA
- a CDS encoding DMT family transporter, with protein MTLIMIMLAVIGGATLSMQAAINGQLGSKVGVFRSAFLTFSTGALITGLLIFYFEPPQAVTLLDVPKWQLLGAMCGVPYIVIMVLAVQRIGTAVATVAVIFGQLLMSMLIDNFGWFGNETIHFSTSRIAAVICLAIALYFIHSSNKTSA; from the coding sequence ATGACATTGATTATGATTATGTTGGCTGTGATTGGCGGTGCTACCTTGAGCATGCAAGCGGCGATAAATGGACAACTGGGGAGTAAAGTGGGGGTGTTTCGCAGTGCATTTTTAACTTTTTCGACTGGAGCTTTGATCACTGGATTGTTAATTTTTTATTTTGAACCACCTCAAGCTGTGACATTGTTGGATGTGCCTAAATGGCAGTTATTAGGTGCAATGTGTGGCGTGCCTTATATCGTCATCATGGTGTTAGCCGTTCAGCGGATAGGTACAGCTGTCGCAACCGTGGCTGTTATTTTTGGACAGCTACTAATGAGTATGTTGATTGATAATTTTGGCTGGTTTGGCAATGAAACGATTCACTTTTCTACAAGTCGAATCGCAGCCGTAATCTGTTTGGCGATCGCACTTTATTTTATACATTCAAGTAATAAAACATCGGCGTAA
- a CDS encoding TRAP transporter small permease, with the protein MAVISRIFGYFEEGVLNLLITLMTLLVFSEVVARFFFNTGFLWIQELTLTFCGWFVLFGMSYGVKVGAHIGVDAFVKNLAPRAKKITSLVTAFVCIVYCGLFLKGSWDYLSQMYQIGVPMEDINFPQFFLKSLDPDFAWNTLRIDVEDGAVPIWLSQSILIIGFSMLTWRFAELFIAILRDQVTGFQFADEAKESMHLIDESVKNANEEPVSDEKETK; encoded by the coding sequence ATGGCTGTGATATCGCGAATATTTGGTTATTTTGAAGAAGGTGTGCTCAATTTATTGATCACTCTGATGACGTTGTTAGTGTTTTCAGAAGTCGTCGCACGCTTCTTCTTCAATACGGGTTTTCTGTGGATCCAAGAACTCACACTGACCTTTTGCGGTTGGTTTGTGTTGTTTGGTATGTCTTATGGGGTAAAAGTTGGCGCGCACATTGGTGTCGATGCCTTCGTTAAAAACTTAGCGCCTCGGGCCAAAAAGATAACGTCCCTCGTTACCGCCTTTGTCTGTATCGTCTATTGCGGACTGTTTTTAAAGGGCAGTTGGGATTACTTAAGCCAGATGTATCAAATTGGTGTGCCTATGGAGGATATTAATTTCCCCCAATTTTTCTTAAAAAGCCTCGATCCAGACTTTGCTTGGAACACCTTACGGATTGATGTTGAAGATGGCGCGGTACCGATTTGGTTATCCCAGAGCATCTTGATCATTGGTTTTTCGATGTTAACTTGGCGATTCGCCGAACTCTTTATTGCCATCCTACGTGACCAAGTCACTGGCTTCCAATTTGCCGATGAAGCGAAAGAAAGTATGCATTTAATCGATGAAAGCGTTAAAAACGCCAATGAAGAACCCGTCTCTGACGAAAAGGAGACTAAATAA
- a CDS encoding TRAP transporter large permease: MAIATLFTALLVCMFLGMPIAIALGFSSMLTILFFSNDSLASVALKLYESSSEHYTLLAIPFFILSSAFLSTGGVARRIIDFAMDSIGHVRGGLAMASVMACMLFAAVSGSSPATVAAIGSIVIVGMVKAGYPEKFAAGVITTSGTLGILIPPSIVMLVYAAATEVSAARMFMAGLIPGLMMGLILMIVIYIVARFKNLPSRPFPGFKQLGISSAKALGGLALILIVLGSIYGGVASPTEASAVACMYAYFIAVFGYRDIGPLKEVAWRNQGESLPKAAARNLGHMFLGLIKTPIDKDIRNVVRDGAKVSIMLLFIIANAMLFAHVLTTERIPHIIAEHIVNMGLPAWGFLIIVNLLLLAAGNFMEPSAIVLIMAPILFPIATHLGIDPIHLGIIMVVNMEIGMLTPPVGLNLFVTAGITGKSIGWVIQSVLPWLLLMLAFLTLITYVPQISLFLPEWLDSMRGY, from the coding sequence ATGGCGATTGCAACCCTATTTACCGCTCTATTAGTGTGTATGTTTCTCGGTATGCCTATCGCTATCGCGTTAGGTTTTTCCAGCATGCTCACCATTTTGTTTTTCTCGAATGACTCCTTAGCCTCAGTGGCACTCAAACTGTATGAGTCTTCATCGGAGCATTACACTCTACTCGCTATCCCCTTCTTTATTCTGTCATCCGCCTTCCTCTCAACCGGTGGCGTCGCGAGACGGATTATCGATTTTGCCATGGACAGTATTGGACATGTCCGTGGTGGATTAGCGATGGCATCTGTTATGGCCTGTATGCTGTTTGCGGCGGTTTCAGGCTCATCACCCGCAACCGTAGCGGCAATTGGTTCAATCGTGATTGTGGGCATGGTTAAAGCGGGTTATCCCGAGAAGTTTGCGGCGGGGGTTATCACCACCTCAGGCACACTTGGTATTTTGATCCCACCGTCCATTGTGATGTTGGTGTATGCGGCAGCGACCGAAGTGTCCGCAGCAAGAATGTTTATGGCAGGTTTAATCCCAGGCTTAATGATGGGATTAATCCTGATGATCGTTATCTACATTGTCGCCCGCTTTAAGAACCTGCCTTCGCGTCCTTTCCCAGGCTTTAAACAACTGGGGATTTCAAGCGCCAAAGCTTTGGGTGGATTAGCACTCATCCTTATCGTACTCGGCTCTATCTATGGCGGCGTTGCGAGCCCGACTGAAGCTTCGGCTGTGGCTTGTATGTATGCGTACTTTATTGCGGTATTTGGTTACCGTGACATTGGGCCATTAAAAGAGGTGGCTTGGCGCAATCAAGGTGAAAGCTTACCTAAAGCCGCTGCACGTAACTTAGGTCACATGTTCCTAGGGCTAATTAAAACGCCTATCGACAAAGACATACGTAACGTAGTGCGTGATGGTGCTAAGGTCAGTATCATGCTGCTGTTTATCATAGCTAACGCTATGTTGTTCGCGCATGTATTAACCACTGAGCGTATTCCACATATTATCGCTGAGCATATCGTTAACATGGGCTTACCCGCTTGGGGCTTCCTGATCATCGTTAACTTACTGCTGCTTGCTGCCGGTAACTTTATGGAGCCGTCGGCAATTGTACTGATTATGGCGCCGATCCTCTTCCCTATCGCGACTCACTTAGGCATAGATCCTATACACTTAGGTATCATCATGGTGGTGAACATGGAGATAGGTATGCTCACGCCGCCGGTGGGGCTCAACCTCTTTGTTACCGCGGGGATCACGGGTAAGAGTATTGGCTGGGTCATTCAATCGGTTCTGCCTTGGTTACTGCTGATGTTAGCCTTCTTAACCTTGATCACTTACGTGCCACAGATTTCGCTCTTCTTACCTGAATGGTTGGATTCGATGCGTGGTTATTAA
- a CDS encoding sigma-54-dependent transcriptional regulator, whose translation MSVPNSIQDYSVLIIDDEPHIGTVLVQLFELEGIKALATTEPKGIAKLLHKDWAGMVISDVNMPQLDGISLMQQIRLQDPDLPVVLLTGFGDIAMAVNALKQGAYDFLEKPFNNEHILDVVKRALDKRSLTLENRKLKKDLESQSVPGPRILGNSVGINRMRHIIDQVIDTPADVLIEGETGTGKELVARYLHDHSSRSQANFVAINCGAIPENLIESELFGAEAGAFTGVDKMRIGKFEYANGGTLFLDEIESTPLSLQVKLLRVLEDRKVERLGSNKSISLDIRVIAATKVDLKSLCDTGEFRQDLLYRLNLVTVPIPPLRDRREDIPLLFLHFARVASARYHKALIALNAEQNAILTSHDWPGNVRELRNLAERFVLLGGEAAFAGTLGNTPSLHSSMSLLQRVEFFERVLIEEALSHNKGSIKQTMEQLELPRKTLYDKMRKYDLDRKQYINSDD comes from the coding sequence ATGAGTGTGCCCAATTCAATCCAAGATTATTCTGTTCTCATCATCGACGATGAGCCGCACATAGGCACAGTTCTCGTTCAGCTATTTGAACTTGAGGGCATTAAGGCGCTCGCCACCACAGAGCCTAAAGGGATTGCTAAACTCCTACATAAAGATTGGGCGGGAATGGTGATATCGGATGTCAACATGCCGCAATTAGATGGCATCAGCTTAATGCAACAAATCCGCCTGCAGGACCCCGACCTCCCCGTTGTGCTACTGACCGGGTTTGGGGATATCGCCATGGCAGTCAATGCCTTAAAGCAAGGTGCCTACGACTTTCTCGAAAAGCCCTTCAATAACGAACATATACTCGATGTGGTGAAGCGCGCTTTAGATAAACGCAGCCTGACCCTAGAGAACCGTAAGCTTAAAAAGGATCTCGAAAGTCAGAGCGTACCAGGCCCTCGCATTTTGGGTAACAGCGTCGGCATCAACCGTATGCGCCACATCATAGATCAAGTGATAGATACCCCAGCTGATGTGTTAATCGAGGGTGAAACAGGCACAGGTAAAGAGCTCGTCGCCCGCTATTTACACGATCACAGCAGCCGCAGCCAAGCCAACTTTGTCGCCATCAACTGTGGCGCGATCCCCGAAAACTTAATTGAAAGTGAGCTCTTTGGCGCCGAAGCAGGTGCCTTTACCGGTGTCGATAAGATGCGCATTGGTAAATTTGAATACGCCAACGGCGGCACATTATTTTTAGATGAAATTGAAAGTACGCCACTGTCGCTGCAAGTAAAGCTGCTGCGGGTACTTGAAGATCGTAAAGTTGAACGCTTAGGATCAAACAAAAGCATCAGCCTTGATATACGGGTAATTGCCGCCACTAAGGTGGATTTAAAAAGCCTGTGTGACACGGGGGAATTTCGCCAAGACTTGTTGTATCGCTTAAATCTGGTGACTGTGCCTATCCCTCCCCTGCGGGATCGCCGTGAAGATATTCCTTTGCTGTTCCTGCACTTTGCCCGGGTTGCATCGGCACGCTATCACAAAGCGCTTATCGCCTTAAATGCCGAGCAAAACGCCATACTCACTTCCCACGACTGGCCGGGCAACGTGCGTGAGTTACGTAATCTCGCCGAACGCTTTGTACTGCTGGGCGGAGAAGCCGCCTTTGCTGGCACTTTGGGCAACACCCCAAGCCTGCACTCGAGTATGTCCTTACTGCAACGAGTCGAGTTTTTTGAAAGGGTATTGATTGAAGAAGCGCTTAGCCACAATAAGGGCAGCATTAAGCAAACAATGGAGCAGTTGGAACTGCCCCGTAAAACCCTCTACGACAAAATGCGTAAATATGATTTAGACCGCAAGCAGTACATTAACTCCGATGACTAG